The sequence TGTCTGCTGCTGTTAATAAACCCATGTCCCAGCCTTCATTGAGAACTAGTTGATCTAAATCCACTAACAGTGGTGCTTGAAAAACATGGCGTACGACTTTTGCATCTGGATAACAGTCAAATTGTGCAAATTCTGAGAGATTGTAGCCGATTTCTTCTAAAATTTCTCGCTGTACCGCGACATCTGGAGTTTCTCCTAGTTCAATATGACCACCAAATAGCCCCCAACACCCAGGAACTGCAATATTGGGGATATTGTCTCGTAGTTGCATGAGAAACTTGTCTTGTTGGTAGAGAATAGCGATCGCTACATGCACCCGTTGATCACTCATAAAATTTTGCTTATTCTTCTAAGTAAACTTCCCCAAACTCTTTACTTGCTAAAGGTATACTTTTGTAACGAACTTTGCCTTTAATCACAACAGGCTTTCCCGCTGTTAAATCAGTTTGATTGGTAACAACCCAAATTTTACCTGTAGAGTCATTGATTTGATACGCCCAACGCTGTAACAAAGGAACTTGCCTTTCCACTTTACCTTGAATGTAAACCGTATCCTGGTTATTTTGTTCCGGTCTTATATCTCGAATCGGGGTAATATTGCTACCAATGCGGAAACTACCAGCATTCCAGCCAGACGGACTTCCTCCCCCACAGCCACAAAGTCCTATTATTAAAAGAAATGTCAATACTGAGTTTTTTGGCATTTGTTATTGGTTGTTGGTTGTTGCTTATTGGACATGGAAGGTGGGGAGGTGGGGTGATGGGGAGGTGGGGTGATGGGGTGATGGGGTGATGGGGTGATGAGGTGGTGTGGGGAGATGGGGATTAAAGCTTCAGGCTCAAAGGCTGACACTTGAGGTTCAAAGGCTGACACTTGAGGTTCAAAGGCTGACACTTGAGGCTCAAAGGCTCGCGCTTGAGGTTCAAAGGCTCGCGCTTGAGGTTCAAAGGCTGACACTTGAGGCTCAAAGGCTCGCGCTTGAGGTTCAAAGGCTCACACTTCAGGCTCAAAGGCTCACGCTTGAGGCTCAAAGGCTCACGCTTGAGGTTCAAAGGCTCACACTTCAGGCTTAAAGGCTGACACTTGAGGCTTAAAGGCTGACACTTTAATCCCCAACCTCCCCATCTCCCCACCTCCCCATCTCCCCACCTCCCCACCTCCCCATCTCCCCACCTCCCCATCTCCCCACCTCCCCACCTCCCCACCTCCCCACACTCCCCACACTCCCCACACTCCCCACACTCCCCACACTCCCCACACCCCCCACACTCCCCAACGCCCATTCCCCATCTTCCATTGATCTGAGAAGATAAACGGTATGGTCTTGCAATTTAAAAAACGCTACGGCATTAGATAGCAAGACCATAATAGTCGAGAGTCGAAGGTTAAAGGTTAGTGATCTTAAACTTTGAACTTAAGACGAATATTCTGGGAACTCTCATGACAACAAAAACTGCCAAACTACTTGACGGTAAAGCTTTAGCCGCCAAGATTCATCAAGGACTTGCTCAACGGATTACGGAATTACAATCTCAAATTGATCGCCCTCCTGGTTTAGCAGTGTTGATGGTAGGGGATAATCCTGCGTCAGCAGCTTATGTCCGCAATAAAGAAAAAGCCTGCGCTAAGGTGGGTATCGCCTCTTTTGGTCAGCATTTTCCTACACAAACCACTCAAGGGGAACTAGAGGCAATAATTGCTACACTCAACCAAGATGCAAAAGTGGATGGAATTCTGGTGCAGTTACCTTTACCTCAGCACTTAGATGCTGTCACCTTGCTGCATCAAATCGACCCTGATAAAGACGCTGATGGGCTACATCCAGTCAACTTGGGACGTCTGGTGCGAGGGGAAGTTGGTTTACGTAGTTGCACTCCTTATGGGGTGATGCGGCTATTACAGGAATATGAAATTCCTTTGCAGGGGAAACAAGCCGTAGTGGTGGGAAGAAGTATTTTGGTTGGTAAACCGATGGCTTTAATGTTACTAGAAGCCGACGCAACGGTGACTATCGCTCACTCTCGATCCCACAACTTAAAAACCATTGTCCAGAATGCTGATATTCTAATTGCAGCAGCAGGTAAACCAGGATTAATCACTGCTCAAATGGTGAAACCGGGCGCTGTTGTGGTAGATGTGGGGATGAATCGCGTCACAGATGTCGATGGGAAAAGTCGTTTAGTCGGCGATGTTGATTTGGAATCAATTGCTAGCGTCGCTGAGTTTCTCACTCCGGTTCCTGGTGGGGTAGGGCCGATGACTGTCGCTATGTTGTTGCAAAATACATTTGCTAGCTATGCAAGGCGGTATGGAGTCAATAATCGGGAATTATGAGTTTTTGTTCCTAATTCTTAACTCCCAATTCTTCACTCTTTCAGCTCCAGAACATCTTAAAATTGTGACTCATATGACAAAAATTTCAAAATTTCGGGACTTTTAAGCATGGTAGCAACTGATAAGTTTAAGAAGACACAAGAGGCAGCTACGTTTAATTTATCGGCTTATCTCAAAGAGCGTCAAAGGCTTTGTGACACTGCTTTAGATCAAGCAATTCCTATTGTTTATCCAGAGAAAATTTATGAAGCCATGCGCTATTCTCTCTTAGCTGGAGGTAAGCGTGTCCGACCCATTCTTTGCCTTGCTACTTGCGAGATGACTGGTGGCACAATTGAAATGGCTATGCCTACAGCTTGTGCTGTGGAAATGATCCACACCATGTCTCTGATTCATGATGATTTACCGGCGATGGATAATGACGATTATCGCCGAGGAAAGTTGACAAATCACAAGGTTTATGGTGAAGATGTAGCAATTTTAGCGGGCGATGGCTTGTTGGCGTTTGCTTTTGAGTTTGTCGCCACTCAAACCCCCCCAGAGGTTCCCAGGGACAGAGTGCTACAGGTTGTCGCCCGTCTGGGACGCGCTTTAGGGGCGGCGGGTTTGGTTGGCGGTCAGGTGGTAGATTTAGAATCGGAAGGGAAGTTGGATACTTCCCTAGAAACACTCAATTTTATTCACAACCACAAAACAGCTGCCCTTTTAGAAGCTAGTGTGGTGTGTGGAGGAATCTTAACGGGAGCATCAGCACAAGAGGTACAAGTGTTATCCCGTTACGCTCAAAATATTGGTTTGGCATTTCAAATAGTGGATGATATCTTGGATATCACCGCCACTCAGGAACAATTAGGGAAAACTGCGGGTAAAGACTTAAAAGCAAACAAAGTGACTTATCCTAGCTTGTGGGGACTGGAGGAATCGCGCTCGAAAGCCCAACAGCTCGTAGAAGCAGCTTGTGCAGAATTAGAGTCGTTTGCGGAATTGGCACAACCGCTAAAGGCGATCGCTCATTATATCACCAGTCGCAATCACTAAGCGCCTACAGCGATCGCAGCGACGGTCAATTCTGGATTTTGGATTTGGGGTTGCATCCAAATGTTTCCTGAAAACAACAACTGCTGCTAATATCTACTAACCTAACCAAAATACCATGCAGGACATAGGCGACATCTTAGACAACCGGGTGCTGCTGGTTGCTCTGGTAACTTGTTTGATTGCTCAGGCTTTAAAGCTCGTCATTGAGCTAGTAAAAAATCGTAAATTCAATGTAAGTGTTTTGGTAGCCACCGGAGGTATGCCCAGTGCTCATTCTGCCTTAGTTACCTCTTTAGCAGTTGGAGTTGGGCAAACTTTAGGATGGGCTTCTCCTGATTTTGCCCTGGCTACAGTGTTTGCCATCATCGTCATGTATGATGCAGCTGGAGTTCGTCAAGCCGCCGGTAAGCAAGCGCGGATTCTCAATCAAATGATTGACGAGCTATTTGATGAAAAGCACGAGTTTAGTCAAGACCGCCTTAAGGAGTTACTCGGACACACGCCAGTTCAGGTGATAGCTGGGTCGGCTTTAGGTATAACTATTTCTTGGTTAGCTAGGTATTTATCGTTCATTCATAGTCCATAATTTGGAGCATTGGGGAGCCAGTGTCGTGGAAGCCCCACTTGCTACAACGGGAAACCACCGAGGTCTTGGGGTTTCCCAAGTAGAGCAAGTGGCGTTGTTAACCATGGAAAAATCAAGCCAATGACTGACTACAAACGCACAACGGATCTTAGTAGTACTACTTTACGACTATCAACTAAATAAGCCACAAAACCGCGATCGTTGAGTTTCTGCAAAGTGTTGTAGGCTTCTTGTTGGTTGGTGGTATGAACTGCCAATAAATACGGGCGTTGACCATAGGTAGCAAAACCTACATTCCCTCCCACAACCGTTTGCACACTATTTGCTAGTTCTGGAC is a genomic window of Fortiea contorta PCC 7126 containing:
- a CDS encoding NUDIX hydrolase is translated as MSDQRVHVAIAILYQQDKFLMQLRDNIPNIAVPGCWGLFGGHIELGETPDVAVQREILEEIGYNLSEFAQFDCYPDAKVVRHVFQAPLLVDLDQLVLNEGWDMGLLTAADIRQGECYSANAGEVRPLGLMHQKIMLDFIEKSRG
- the folD gene encoding bifunctional methylenetetrahydrofolate dehydrogenase/methenyltetrahydrofolate cyclohydrolase FolD, which encodes MTTKTAKLLDGKALAAKIHQGLAQRITELQSQIDRPPGLAVLMVGDNPASAAYVRNKEKACAKVGIASFGQHFPTQTTQGELEAIIATLNQDAKVDGILVQLPLPQHLDAVTLLHQIDPDKDADGLHPVNLGRLVRGEVGLRSCTPYGVMRLLQEYEIPLQGKQAVVVGRSILVGKPMALMLLEADATVTIAHSRSHNLKTIVQNADILIAAAGKPGLITAQMVKPGAVVVDVGMNRVTDVDGKSRLVGDVDLESIASVAEFLTPVPGGVGPMTVAMLLQNTFASYARRYGVNNREL
- the crtE gene encoding geranylgeranyl diphosphate synthase CrtE → MVATDKFKKTQEAATFNLSAYLKERQRLCDTALDQAIPIVYPEKIYEAMRYSLLAGGKRVRPILCLATCEMTGGTIEMAMPTACAVEMIHTMSLIHDDLPAMDNDDYRRGKLTNHKVYGEDVAILAGDGLLAFAFEFVATQTPPEVPRDRVLQVVARLGRALGAAGLVGGQVVDLESEGKLDTSLETLNFIHNHKTAALLEASVVCGGILTGASAQEVQVLSRYAQNIGLAFQIVDDILDITATQEQLGKTAGKDLKANKVTYPSLWGLEESRSKAQQLVEAACAELESFAELAQPLKAIAHYITSRNH
- a CDS encoding divergent PAP2 family protein — encoded protein: MQDIGDILDNRVLLVALVTCLIAQALKLVIELVKNRKFNVSVLVATGGMPSAHSALVTSLAVGVGQTLGWASPDFALATVFAIIVMYDAAGVRQAAGKQARILNQMIDELFDEKHEFSQDRLKELLGHTPVQVIAGSALGITISWLARYLSFIHSP